A portion of the Lolium rigidum isolate FL_2022 chromosome 1, APGP_CSIRO_Lrig_0.1, whole genome shotgun sequence genome contains these proteins:
- the LOC124692041 gene encoding protein S-acyltransferase 8-like, giving the protein MAKPLKVYQVWKGNNIIWCGGRLIFGPDAKATLLSFALIATPVVVFCIFVAKHLIHIFPAYNAGYAILVVTVALTVHVLLLLFLTSSQDPGIVPRNSHPPVEEFSHDASAPHTLQFPRIKEIMVNGVPVRVKYCETCMLYRPPRCSHCSKCDNCVERFDHHCPWVGQCIGQRNYSYFFWFVASAAVLCFYVFSMCALYISLLMNKGHHSVVEAIKTSPASVAVMAYCFICFWFVGGLTGFHSYLIANNKTTYENLKYKYSNQPNAFNLGCMHNCFEVLCTKRKPSRINLRAIVQEEHVASQPRFSRSSALEDETPHRPRAKVEDDLEMGLDVLKTTRRRSDELSDEEFGTGSNGATYHTTGCTPDSDNEIPVIRTMAESSSEARVLDISVGNAAYPSSPVQK; this is encoded by the exons atggccaAGCCGCTGAAGGTCTACCAAGTCTGGAAAGGCAACAAC ATAATCTGGTGTGGTGGAAGGTTGATCTTTGGACCAGATGCCAAGGCCACTCTACTATCTTTCGCGCTGATCGCGACCCCTGTTGTTGtcttttgcatctttgtggccaaGCATCTCATACACATATTTCCTGCATATAATGCAGGGTATGCAATTCTGGTTGTTACTGTAGCCCTGACAGTTCAT GTACTGTTACTGCTCTTCTTGACCTCATCTCAAGATCCAGGTATTGTACCACGGAATTCACATCCACCTGTGGAGGAGTTCTCTCATGACGCTTCAGCTCCTCATACTCTTCAGTTCCCTCGGATAAAAGAGATTATGGTCAATGGTGTGCCTGTGAGAGTAAAATATTGTGAAACTTGCATGTTATATCGGCCTCCTCGCTGCTCCCACTGTTCGAAATGTGATAATTGTGTCGAGCGGTTTGATCACCACTGCCCTTGGGTTGGTCAATGTATTGGACAG CGCAATTACAGCTACTTCTTCTGGTTTGTTGCTTCAGCAGCAGTCCTGTGTTTCTATGTATTTTCAATGTGTGCATTGTACATCAGTCTTCTCATGAATAAGGGCCATCATTCAGTGGTGGAGGCAATTAAAACATCTCCAGCATCAGTGGCAGTCATGGCGTATTGTTTCATTTGTTTCTGGTTCGTTGGTGGTCTCACCGGATTTCACTCATACCTCATTGCAAATAATAAG ACAACATATGAGAATCTCAAGTACAAATACAGCAACCAACCCAACGCGTTCAACCTTGGCTGCATGCACAATTGTTTTGAGGTTCTCTGCACGAAAAGGAAGCCTTCTAGGATCAACCTGAGAGCCATTGTTCAAGAGGAACACGTGGCATCCCAGCCACGGTTCAGCCGCTCTAGTGCACTGGAAGATGAGACGCCCCATCGTCCACGAGCCAAAGTGGAGGATGATCTTGAGATGGGACTTGACGTCCTGAAGACCACACGGCGCCGGTCAGATGAATTGAGTGATGAAGAGTTCGGAACTGGAAGCAATGGTGCGACATACCACACAACTGGCTGCACGCCTGATTCAGATAATGAGATTCCTGTTATCCGAACTATGGCTGAGAGCTCAAGTGAAGCTAGGGTCCTGGACATTTCAGTTGGCAATGCTGCATACCCCTCATCTCCTGTGCAGAAATAG
- the LOC124656895 gene encoding PI-PLC X domain-containing protein At5g67130-like gives MATALRLLAFALLLLVAAAATAAQEGAECASSANCGPRMHCAACGDGGAGICARASPVDPLTHGTGLPFNNYSWLTTHNSFAITGAVSLAGTNAISPNQEDTVTAQLKNGVRGLMLDTYDFNNDVWLCHSFGGNCYNFTAYQPAINVFKEIQTFLAANPSEVITVFLEDYTVAGSLPKVFNASGLMKYWFPVAKMPKSGGNWPLLKEMISKNERLIVFTSKKAKEASDQIAFEWSYVVESQYGTEGMVEGTCPNRAESPAMNSKSQSLVLMNFFTTDPSQTGVCGNNSAPLVSMLKSCHDLSGNRWPNYIAVDFYMRSDGGGAPLATDVANGHLVCGCDNIAYCKENSTFGTCVVPPSPPPSPRKAPAKGGSTGGDSSAATARFTHFQWSCFFGLTFLALLFLS, from the exons ATGGCCACCGCGCTCCGTCTGCTCGCcttcgcgctcctcctcctcgtcgccgcggCGGCCACGGCCGCGCAGGAAGGCGCCGAGTGCGCCTCCTCCGCCAACTGCGGCCCGAGGATGCACTGCGCCGCCTGCGGCGACGGCGGGGCCGGCATCTGCGCGCGCGCCTCCCCCGTCGACCCCCTCACGCAC gGCACGGGCCTCCCGTTCAACAACTACTCCTGGCTAACCACGCACAACTCCTTCGCCATCACCGGCGCCGTCTCCCTCGCCGGCACCAACGCCATCTCCCCCAACCAGGAGGACACCGTCACCGCGCAGCTCAAG AATGGTGTTAGGGGCCTGATGCTTGACACTTACGATTTCAACAATGATGTCTGGCTATGCCACTCATTTGGCGGGAACTGCTACAATTTTACAGCATAT CAACCTGCCATCAATGTCTTCAAAGAAATCCAGACGTTCCTTGCAGCGAACCCTTCGGAAGTAATTACAGTTTTTCTGGAAGACTACACTGTTGCAGGTTCCCTGCCAAAAGTATTCAATGCTTCGGGCCTCATGAAGTATTGGTTCCCGGTGGCAAAGATGCCAAAGAGCGGTGGCAACTGGCCTTTGCTCAAGGAGATGATTAGCAAGAATGAGCGTCTGATAGTCTTCACATCAAAGAAAGCCAAAGAAGCAAGCGATCAGATTGCGTTCGAGTGGAGCTATGTTGTAGAAAGCCAAT ATGGCACTGAGGGTATGGTAGAGGGTACATGCCCAAATCGCGCAGAGTCTCCTGCCATGAATTCCAAGAGCCAGTCGCTTGTTCTGATGAACTTCTTCACAACAGACCCGAGTCAAACTGGGGTTTGTGGGAACAATTCAGCACCACTTGTTAGCATGTTAAAAAGCTGCCACGATCTTTCAGGCAACCGGTGGCCCAACTACATCGCTGTTGATTTCTACATG AGGAGCGACGGTGGAGGAGCTCCCTTGGCTACTGACGTGGCTAATGGCCATCTAGTATGTGGTTGTGACAACATTGCTTACTGCAAG GAAAATTCAACATTCGGAACCTGTGTGGTAcctccatccccaccgccgtcgcCACGCAAGGCTCCAGCCAAGGGTGGAAGCACAGGTGGTGATTCCAGTGCGGCGACTGCTCGGTTTACGCACTTCCAGTGGAGCTGCTTCTTCGGACTGACATTCCTGGCTCTGCTCTTTCTCTCGTAA
- the LOC124692026 gene encoding tubby-like F-box protein 12: MSFRSIVRDVRESFGSLSRRGFEVRISGLPGLSGHHRGKSVGSLSALHDRAAIVDQNGWAGLPPELLRDVMKRLEEGESTWPSRKDVVACAAACKAWREICKDIVQSPEFCGKLTFPLSLKQPGPRDGLIQCFIKRDKSTLTYYLYLCLSPAVLSENGKFLLAAKRNRRTTYTEYVISVDSKNISRSSNGYVGKMRSNFLGTKFIVYDTQPPYNAGSLASCQRASRRISSRRVSPKVPTGSYPVAQVNYELNVLGTRGPRRMQCTMHSIPASALEPEGVVPGQPKQLLPGPFDESFRSTYPSSRFSITDFSSSRFSEVSGVVQPDEEGGEAKERPLVLCNKVPRWHEQLQCWCLNFRGRVTVASVKNFQLTAAPQPAAVPSESSQPPHQQQAQPSSSSSSSSDHEKVILQFGKVTKDMFTMDYRYPLSAFQAFAICLTSFDTKLACE, encoded by the exons ATGTCTTTCCGCAGCATAGTCCGTGATGTTAGAGAGAGCTTTGGAAGCTTATCAAGGCGGGGTTTTGAGGTGAGGATTTCGGGTCTCCCTGGTCTTTCCGGCCATCACAGAGGGAAGTCTGTTGGATCTCTGAGTGCACTGCATGACCGAGCTGCAATAGTTGATCAAAATGGCTGGGCTGGTCTACCTCCTGAACTACTCCGCGATGTAATGAAAAGACTGGAGGAAGGCGAGAGCACTTGGCCGTCCCGCAAAGATGTTGTTGCTTGTGCAGCTGCCTGCAAGGCATGGAGAGAGATCTGTAAAGATATAGTGCAGAGCCCAGAGTTCTGTGGGAAACTCACTTTTCCATTGTCTCTTAAACAG CCAGGACCTCGAGATGGATTAATCCAGTGCTTTATAAAAAGGGACAAATCAACATTAACCTATTATCTCTACTTGTGTCTTAGCCCTG CCGTGCTTAGTGAGAATGGGAAGTTCCTGCTAGCAGCTAAGAGGAATCGACGGACAACATATACCGAATATGTAATTTCTGTGGATTCTAAAAATATCTCGCGATCAAGTAACGGCTATGTTGGAAAAATGAG GTCAAATTTTCTTGGCACAAAATTCATCGTTTACGACACTCAGCCGCCATACAATGCTGGGAGCCTTGCCTCATGCCAACGTGCAAGCCGTCGAATCTCTTCTAGAAGGGTTTCACCAAAGGTACCCACTGGTAGCTACCCAGTTGCCCAGGTGAACTATGAGCTAAATGTGCTCGGCACAAGGGGGCCGAGGCGTATGCAGTGCACGATGCATTCCATCCCAGCATCTGCACTAGAGCCGGAAGGTGTGGTACCTGGCCAACCCAAGCAACTCCTTCCTGGTCCATTTGACGAGTCTTTTCGCAGCACATACCCCTCCTCCAGGTTCTCAATTACAGACTTCAGCAGCTCTCGCTTCTCAGAAGTAAGTGGAGTGGTGCAGCCAGACGAGGAGGGTGGGGAGGCTAAGGAGAGGCCTTTAGTTCTCTGCAACAAAGTGCCAAGATGGCATGAGCAGCTGCAGTGTTGGTGCCTCAACTTCCGAGGTCGGGTGACCGTGGCCTCAGTGAAGAACTTCCAGTTGACAGCCGCACCACAACCAGCTGCCGTGCCGTCTGAATCTTCACAGCCGCCCCACCAGCAGCAAGCCCAGCCTTCGAGTTCCTCGTCCTCGTCATCCGATCACGAGAAGGTGATTCTGCAGTTTGGTAAGGTTACGAAGGACATGTTCACCATGGACTACCGATACCCACTCTCAGCGTTCCAGGCATTCGCCATCTGCTTGACCAGTTTCGACACCAAGCTGGCTTGTGAATAG